One Pseudomonas sp. MH9.2 DNA segment encodes these proteins:
- a CDS encoding iron-sulfur-binding ferredoxin reductase — protein MPDIRVGDRQWPVAAASNLLDALNNAGIAVPYSCRAGSCHACLVRCLQGEPADAQPEALDADKRQQGWRLACQCRVVEDLTVEIFDPGRDGLPAKVASCDWLSPTVLRLRLTPERPLRYRAGQHLVLWTANGIARPYSLASLPEEDRFLEFHLDCRHPGAFSDAARQLKAGDPMRLGELRGGALHYDPDWHNHPLLLLAAGTGLGPLWGVLREALRQEHQATIRVIHVAQDSSEHYLSTALAERAVAYPQLQIQLLTTAELPAALAELRLASRQTIALLCGHPASVEIFAKRLYLAGLPRSQLLADVFLSRS, from the coding sequence ATGCCTGACATCCGTGTCGGTGACCGGCAATGGCCGGTCGCTGCGGCGAGCAATCTGCTCGATGCCCTGAATAACGCCGGGATCGCCGTGCCCTACAGCTGTCGGGCGGGCAGTTGCCATGCCTGTCTGGTTCGCTGCCTGCAAGGCGAACCTGCGGATGCTCAGCCAGAAGCGCTGGACGCCGACAAACGTCAGCAGGGTTGGCGACTGGCCTGTCAGTGTCGGGTCGTCGAAGACCTGACCGTGGAAATTTTCGACCCCGGCCGCGATGGCCTGCCGGCCAAGGTTGCCAGTTGCGACTGGCTAAGCCCGACGGTATTGCGCTTGCGCCTGACACCCGAGCGGCCACTTCGCTATCGCGCCGGGCAGCATCTGGTGTTATGGACCGCCAATGGCATCGCTCGTCCCTACTCGCTGGCGAGCTTGCCGGAAGAGGATCGCTTCCTCGAGTTTCATCTTGATTGCCGTCACCCTGGCGCTTTCAGCGATGCCGCGCGGCAGTTGAAAGCGGGTGACCCGATGCGGCTGGGTGAGCTGCGCGGTGGTGCTTTGCACTATGATCCGGACTGGCACAACCATCCGTTATTGCTCCTGGCGGCAGGCACTGGGCTTGGTCCGCTGTGGGGCGTGTTGCGCGAGGCGCTGCGTCAGGAACATCAGGCGACCATTCGCGTGATCCATGTGGCCCAAGACTCCAGCGAGCATTACTTATCCACAGCACTGGCTGAACGGGCGGTGGCTTATCCACAACTGCAGATCCAATTACTCACCACAGCCGAACTCCCGGCCGCGTTGGCGGAACTGCGACTTGCTTCACGACAAACCATCGCCTTGCTTTGCGGGCACCCTGCCAGCGTCGAGATTTTCGCCAAGCGCCTTTATCTTGCGGGCTTGCCGCGCAGTCAGCTGTTGGCCGATGTGTTTCTCAGTCGCAGTTGA
- a CDS encoding GGDEF domain-containing protein, with translation MTPKVIQSLLLKRFALAASTYVLVLALVWVAIFTDYYQAPLRTAVIGSCLVVLCQLLLLGVFLGGFNLRFKDPSLTELQVLLALGWQTYLLANLDSARGTFLVMYVLIMLFGLFHLTPKVFVRCVAFVFLSFSGLNLWEAFQRTLADPGLAALQVFALFIVLLWLCLYARYVQASRQRMRQRRFALQAHQETLRGMMRQLEDLVATDELTGLYNRRHFLRMASRELETMDNSYSHGLALIDLDHFKRINDAHGHAAGDQVLQAFAAVATACLRGGDVLARYGGEEFVLLIPHCTAAHLTGCCERLREAFTHVELVGLEVTELSLSVGMTLLEVGDDLDEALQRADQALYRAKRGGRNCCAAAWENADA, from the coding sequence GTGACCCCTAAAGTCATACAGAGTTTGTTGCTGAAACGATTTGCTTTGGCTGCCAGCACGTATGTGTTGGTGCTGGCACTGGTCTGGGTGGCAATTTTTACCGACTATTACCAGGCTCCCCTGCGCACGGCTGTCATTGGCAGCTGTCTGGTGGTGCTCTGCCAGTTGCTGCTGTTGGGGGTGTTTCTTGGCGGCTTCAACCTGCGTTTCAAAGACCCGAGTCTGACCGAGCTTCAGGTGCTGTTGGCGTTGGGGTGGCAAACATACCTGCTGGCCAATCTCGATAGCGCCCGGGGCACATTCCTGGTCATGTATGTGCTGATCATGCTGTTTGGCCTGTTCCATCTGACGCCCAAGGTATTTGTGCGCTGCGTGGCGTTTGTGTTCTTGAGCTTCTCCGGATTGAATCTATGGGAAGCCTTCCAGCGGACACTGGCGGATCCAGGCTTGGCCGCGTTACAAGTCTTCGCGCTGTTTATCGTATTGCTTTGGCTATGTCTGTACGCCCGCTATGTCCAGGCCTCGCGGCAGCGCATGCGTCAGCGCCGCTTTGCGCTCCAGGCGCATCAGGAGACCTTGCGCGGGATGATGCGTCAGCTTGAAGATCTGGTGGCGACTGACGAACTGACCGGCTTATATAATCGTCGACACTTTCTGCGCATGGCTTCCCGCGAACTGGAAACCATGGACAACAGTTATTCTCACGGTTTGGCTCTGATCGACCTGGATCACTTCAAACGCATCAACGATGCCCACGGCCATGCTGCCGGTGATCAGGTGTTGCAGGCTTTCGCCGCTGTTGCCACTGCCTGTCTGCGCGGGGGCGACGTATTGGCTCGCTATGGCGGGGAGGAATTCGTGCTGTTGATACCGCATTGCACTGCTGCACACCTGACCGGTTGTTGCGAGCGGCTGCGCGAGGCATTTACTCATGTCGAACTGGTTGGTCTGGAAGTGACTGAATTGAGCCTGTCAGTGGGGATGACCTTGCTGGAAGTGGGCGACGATCTTGACGAAGCCTTGCAGCGTGCGGATCAGGCGCTTTACCGCGCCAAGCGCGGCGGGCGAAATTGTTGTGCCGCGGCGTGGGAAAACGCCGATGCCTGA